From the genome of Halomonas sp. MCCC 1A13316, one region includes:
- a CDS encoding ABC transporter ATP-binding protein yields the protein MNPDNNHQTKNPLSQPTISQPGSRERQRIRLEAVSKRWGDTTAVDGIGFDVAPGEFVILLGPSGCGKSTTLRMIAGLEQASAGRIHIGERDVTHLPPGDRGLSMVFQSYALFPHLSVADNIVFGLRSRKVPKAERQERLARVAELVDLEAYLERKPAQLSGGQRQRVALARSIISEHPICLMDEPLSNLDARLRGEMRREIKALQQRLGMTVIYVTHDQVEAMSMGDRVILMQDGRVVQDGTPDELYDRPATAFAAGFIGSPAMNLVPLAAAADGAVIEGEPHCSVAAHEAKGHWFGVRPEDIRLLPAEASGVPAKVIDAEYLGADSIVRLQVGSQQLRARLEGKPAMAAGTACRLQWRREAAHFFAGDDGRRLAITGHDLAAPPGRHRFEPHSPYSPLPGTAASAGQDSEAQASSNHAGNDSPGVNR from the coding sequence ATGAACCCAGACAACAATCATCAGACCAAGAATCCGCTCAGCCAGCCTACCATCTCGCAGCCCGGCTCGAGGGAGCGTCAGCGCATTCGGCTCGAGGCCGTGAGCAAGCGCTGGGGCGACACCACCGCCGTCGACGGCATCGGCTTCGACGTGGCGCCGGGCGAGTTCGTCATCCTGCTCGGCCCTTCGGGCTGCGGCAAGTCGACCACGCTGCGCATGATTGCCGGCCTCGAGCAGGCCAGCGCCGGGCGCATACATATCGGCGAGCGCGACGTCACTCACCTGCCGCCGGGCGACCGGGGGCTGAGCATGGTGTTCCAGTCCTACGCGCTGTTTCCTCACTTGAGCGTGGCCGACAATATCGTCTTCGGGTTGCGCAGCCGCAAGGTGCCCAAGGCCGAGCGCCAAGAACGGCTGGCGCGGGTCGCCGAGCTGGTCGATCTCGAAGCCTATCTCGAACGCAAGCCGGCCCAGCTGTCGGGTGGCCAACGCCAGCGGGTCGCCCTGGCCCGGTCGATCATTTCCGAACACCCCATCTGCCTGATGGACGAGCCGCTGTCCAACCTCGATGCGCGCCTGCGCGGCGAGATGCGCCGTGAGATAAAGGCGCTGCAGCAGCGTCTCGGCATGACGGTGATCTACGTCACCCACGATCAGGTCGAGGCGATGAGCATGGGCGACCGGGTGATCCTGATGCAGGATGGGCGCGTCGTGCAGGATGGCACCCCCGACGAACTCTATGACCGCCCGGCAACGGCCTTTGCCGCCGGCTTCATCGGCAGCCCGGCGATGAATCTGGTGCCGCTTGCCGCCGCAGCCGACGGCGCGGTCATCGAAGGCGAGCCGCACTGCAGCGTGGCGGCACATGAGGCCAAGGGACACTGGTTCGGCGTTCGTCCCGAGGACATCCGCCTGCTGCCGGCCGAAGCCTCCGGCGTACCCGCCAAGGTGATCGACGCCGAGTACCTGGGAGCCGACAGCATCGTGCGGCTGCAGGTCGGCAGCCAGCAGCTGCGCGCACGCCTCGAAGGCAAGCCGGCAATGGCGGCCGGCACTGCCTGTCGGCTGCAGTGGCGGCGCGAGGCGGCCCACTTCTTTGCCGGGGATGACGGCCGGCGCCTGGCGATCACGGGGCACGATCTCGCTGCACCGCCAGGTCGGCATCGCTTCGAGCCGCACTCGCCATACTCTCCGCTGCCGGGTACGGCGGCTTCCGCAGGGCAAGACAGCGAGGCCCAGGCCTCGTCCAACCATGCAGGGAACGACTCTCCAGGAGTGAACCGATGA
- a CDS encoding bifunctional GNAT family N-acetyltransferase/carbon-nitrogen hydrolase family protein, whose translation MSLDDLHLNLRNLTQDDYPQLKKLMDAVYDDIGGAWPQHTIDRLIQEFPDGQIAIEDDERLVGVALTVRVDYDEFSNPHKYDDLVGNREIILNDPEGDAMYGLDVLIHPDYRGYRLGRRLYEARKELCRSLNLRAILAGGRIPNYHEYPDLSPTEYIERVARKEVHDPILSFQLANDFQVKRLLRKYLPEDEKSQGYATLLEWNNILYEPAERVLENRPTQVRIGAVQWQMRECASVESVLQQVEYFVDAISSYQSDFAVFPELFNAPLMGLQDRATQQDQIAAIRYLAGFTEQFKNELSRMAVSYNINIIAGSMIEEHEDGRLYNVSYLCHRDGDVEHQSKLHITPQERREWVIEGGDELRVFDTDAGRVGILICYDVEFPELGRLLADQDMDILFVPFWTDTKNGYLRVRHCAQARAIENECYVVLCGSVGNVPSIRNLDIQYAQSAVFSPSDFAFPHDAVLSETTPNTEMVIFSDLDLTRLTVVRAEGSVTNLKDRRKDLFDLRWRDWSWKSGARQEEG comes from the coding sequence ATGTCCCTTGACGACCTGCACCTCAACCTCCGCAACCTGACACAGGACGATTACCCGCAGCTCAAGAAGCTGATGGATGCCGTCTACGACGACATCGGCGGCGCTTGGCCGCAGCACACCATTGATCGGCTGATCCAGGAATTCCCCGACGGCCAGATCGCCATCGAGGACGACGAGCGGCTGGTAGGCGTGGCGCTGACAGTGCGGGTCGATTACGACGAGTTCTCCAACCCGCACAAGTACGACGACCTGGTAGGCAATCGCGAGATCATCCTCAACGATCCCGAAGGCGACGCCATGTACGGGCTGGACGTGCTGATCCACCCCGACTATCGCGGCTACCGCCTGGGGCGGCGCCTCTACGAGGCGCGCAAGGAACTGTGCCGCTCGCTCAATCTACGGGCGATTCTCGCCGGCGGGCGCATCCCCAACTATCACGAATATCCGGACCTCAGCCCCACCGAGTACATCGAACGGGTAGCGCGCAAGGAGGTCCACGACCCGATCCTCTCGTTCCAGTTGGCCAACGACTTCCAGGTAAAGCGGCTGCTGCGCAAGTACCTGCCGGAGGACGAAAAATCTCAGGGCTACGCCACCCTGCTGGAGTGGAACAACATTCTCTATGAACCCGCCGAGCGGGTGCTGGAGAACCGCCCCACCCAGGTACGCATCGGCGCCGTGCAGTGGCAGATGCGCGAGTGCGCCTCGGTGGAGTCGGTGCTGCAGCAGGTGGAGTACTTCGTCGACGCCATCTCCAGCTACCAGAGCGATTTCGCCGTCTTCCCGGAGCTGTTCAACGCGCCGCTGATGGGGCTGCAGGACCGTGCCACCCAGCAGGACCAGATCGCCGCCATCCGCTACCTGGCAGGCTTTACCGAGCAGTTCAAGAACGAGCTGTCACGCATGGCGGTGTCCTACAACATCAATATCATCGCCGGTTCGATGATCGAGGAGCATGAGGACGGCCGGCTCTACAACGTCAGCTACCTGTGCCACCGCGACGGCGACGTGGAGCACCAGTCGAAGCTGCACATCACGCCCCAGGAGCGTCGCGAATGGGTGATCGAAGGCGGCGACGAGCTGCGCGTGTTCGATACCGATGCCGGGCGTGTCGGCATCCTGATCTGCTATGACGTGGAGTTCCCAGAACTCGGCCGGCTGCTGGCCGACCAGGACATGGACATTCTCTTCGTGCCCTTCTGGACCGATACCAAGAACGGTTACCTGCGGGTGCGCCACTGCGCCCAGGCGCGGGCCATCGAGAACGAGTGCTATGTGGTGCTGTGCGGCAGCGTGGGCAACGTGCCGTCGATTCGCAACCTCGACATCCAGTACGCCCAATCGGCAGTGTTCTCGCCCTCGGATTTCGCCTTCCCACACGATGCAGTGCTCTCTGAAACCACGCCCAATACCGAAATGGTGATCTTCTCCGACCTCGACCTCACCCGCCTCACCGTAGTGCGTGCCGAGGGCTCGGTGACCAATCTCAAGGATCGGCGCAAGGATCTGTTCGATCTGCGCTGGCGCGACTGGTCATGGAAGTCAGGCGCCCGGCAGGAAGAGGGCTGA
- a CDS encoding zinc-dependent peptidase — MLDRLRRWRAERFEARHPFPESAWAEARSRLPLLAFLDEQEAQRLGRRAWRFLHAKRMSLHPELTQSTPFDQPAQLALAAQACLLTLGWSEDDHDEAFSGFHEILILPEAFHRQVEEMDEFGVVHAYEDERAGETSHQGPVVVAFPDLMESGDFSGFNVVIHELAHKLDMGNSLDVDGFPPLPRDIGPKEWHRVFTAVWDDLQAHLERGDTPPIDDYAATHPGECFAVCCEYFFTAPDALDAAYPDLYALLTRYFGQQPLQRLPERQHI; from the coding sequence ATGCTTGACCGCCTGCGCCGCTGGCGGGCCGAGCGCTTCGAGGCCCGCCATCCCTTTCCCGAATCGGCCTGGGCCGAGGCACGTTCGAGGTTGCCGCTGCTGGCCTTTCTCGACGAACAGGAGGCGCAGCGGCTGGGGCGGCGCGCCTGGCGCTTCCTGCACGCAAAGCGCATGAGCCTGCACCCGGAGCTGACCCAGAGCACACCCTTCGACCAACCTGCCCAACTGGCACTGGCCGCCCAGGCCTGCCTGCTGACGCTGGGCTGGTCCGAGGACGACCACGATGAAGCCTTCTCGGGCTTCCACGAGATCCTGATCCTGCCGGAGGCCTTTCACCGCCAAGTGGAGGAGATGGATGAGTTCGGCGTGGTGCACGCCTACGAGGACGAACGTGCCGGCGAAACCTCGCATCAGGGCCCGGTGGTGGTGGCCTTTCCCGACTTGATGGAAAGCGGCGATTTCAGCGGCTTCAACGTGGTGATCCACGAGCTCGCCCACAAGCTAGACATGGGCAACTCGCTCGATGTCGACGGTTTTCCGCCGCTACCGCGCGATATCGGTCCCAAGGAGTGGCATCGCGTATTCACCGCGGTGTGGGACGACCTGCAGGCGCACCTGGAACGCGGCGACACGCCTCCCATCGACGACTACGCCGCCACCCACCCCGGCGAGTGCTTCGCCGTCTGCTGCGAATACTTCTTCACCGCCCCCGACGCGCTCGATGCTGCTTACCCGGACCTTTATGCGCTGCTAACACGTTATTTCGGCCAGCAGCCGCTACAGCGCCTGCCCGAGCGACAGCACATCTAA
- a CDS encoding TVP38/TMEM64 family protein, which produces MSRKIALLLIALALLASLGLLWQWLAARDLLDANTLYALMQGSLSWRDSPWAGAIVVGAYLVASLTLFPMSVLVVLAGLLFGPVWGFIYSFVGTLAGSVVTYWLGRRLGRDALMRHGGTRLQGLSRYLAGRGIRTMTLVSLLPLAPFTLTNMMAGAFHIRFRDYMLGTVIGLTPGLAAIILLGSQLGSLLTAENRQELVWSVGGIAAGIALLYALKRWADWRRKRRA; this is translated from the coding sequence ATGTCGCGCAAGATTGCCCTGTTGCTGATCGCCCTCGCCTTGCTGGCTTCCCTCGGCCTGTTGTGGCAGTGGCTGGCGGCGCGCGACCTGCTCGATGCCAATACGTTGTACGCGCTGATGCAGGGCTCGCTGTCATGGCGCGACTCGCCGTGGGCGGGCGCGATAGTGGTCGGGGCCTATCTGGTCGCTTCACTGACCCTGTTCCCGATGAGCGTGCTGGTGGTTCTCGCTGGCCTGCTGTTCGGCCCCGTATGGGGCTTCATCTACTCCTTCGTTGGGACCCTGGCCGGCTCCGTCGTGACCTACTGGCTGGGGCGAAGGCTGGGACGTGACGCTCTGATGCGCCATGGCGGCACCCGCCTTCAAGGCCTGTCGCGCTATCTGGCCGGACGCGGCATTCGCACCATGACGCTGGTCAGCCTGCTGCCGCTTGCGCCCTTCACGCTGACCAACATGATGGCCGGTGCCTTTCACATACGCTTTCGCGACTATATGCTGGGAACGGTCATCGGGCTGACCCCGGGGCTTGCGGCCATCATTCTGCTCGGCAGTCAGCTCGGCTCGCTGTTGACAGCCGAGAATCGCCAGGAGCTGGTCTGGTCCGTGGGAGGCATCGCCGCCGGAATCGCCCTGCTCTACGCCCTCAAGCGCTGGGCCGACTGGCGCCGCAAGCGCCGCGCCTGA
- a CDS encoding glycosyltransferase, producing MNVLMFTNTYAPIVGGVSESVQRLKTQLQLAGHDVLVVAPRLEGQPHREDGVVRVVAVQHFNGSDFSLPVPIPGQLIEAVEAFDPDVVHSHHPFLLGDTAARVADTYGLPLIFTQHTLYEYYTHYVPGNSPMMQRFAKALATQYSHMCDELIAPSESIRHLLLERGANTSISVVPSGVDVARFATGDAEAWRDRFGIPRDAYVIGHLGRLAREKNLLFLMEAVASALKRLPRAHFLVVGSGDAQAAMYDMAKRQRIADRVHFTGNLQGPALVDAYHAMDVFAFASHSETQGMVIAEAMATGLPVVAVDAPGIREMVVDKRNGRLLARDNAEVMAQALVALSDAERRLPMSVAARRMAEQVDEARCAARCLAVYRRAIAAGGPYTHADEGGWERVRARLGAEWRMLRHRGRLLKHLVQEEWDQERPSWWPGRREGESELPPK from the coding sequence TTGAACGTTCTCATGTTCACCAATACCTATGCGCCCATCGTGGGCGGGGTCAGTGAATCGGTGCAGCGTCTCAAGACGCAGTTGCAGTTGGCGGGGCATGACGTCCTGGTGGTGGCGCCACGTCTCGAAGGGCAGCCGCACAGGGAAGACGGCGTCGTGCGGGTGGTGGCCGTACAGCATTTCAACGGCAGTGACTTTTCGCTACCGGTGCCGATCCCCGGCCAATTGATCGAGGCGGTCGAGGCGTTCGACCCCGATGTGGTGCATTCCCACCACCCCTTCCTGCTGGGCGATACGGCGGCTCGGGTGGCCGATACCTATGGTCTGCCGCTGATTTTTACCCAGCATACCCTCTACGAGTACTACACCCATTACGTGCCGGGGAACTCCCCGATGATGCAGCGCTTCGCCAAGGCGCTGGCCACGCAGTATTCACATATGTGCGACGAGCTGATTGCACCCAGCGAAAGCATTCGTCATCTGCTGCTCGAGCGCGGTGCCAATACTTCGATCTCGGTTGTCCCCAGCGGCGTCGATGTCGCCCGCTTCGCTACGGGAGACGCTGAGGCCTGGCGCGATCGGTTCGGCATTCCGCGTGACGCCTATGTCATCGGTCACCTGGGGCGGCTGGCTCGGGAGAAGAACCTGCTGTTCTTGATGGAGGCCGTGGCAAGCGCCCTGAAGCGCCTACCGAGGGCGCATTTCCTGGTGGTCGGCAGTGGCGATGCCCAGGCGGCCATGTATGACATGGCCAAGCGTCAGCGCATTGCCGACCGCGTGCACTTCACTGGCAACCTGCAGGGACCGGCGCTGGTCGACGCCTATCACGCCATGGACGTCTTCGCCTTCGCATCGCACAGTGAGACGCAGGGCATGGTCATTGCCGAAGCGATGGCCACCGGGCTGCCCGTGGTCGCCGTCGATGCGCCCGGTATCCGGGAAATGGTCGTCGATAAACGCAACGGCCGCCTGCTGGCCCGGGACAACGCCGAGGTCATGGCGCAGGCACTGGTTGCGCTGAGCGATGCCGAGCGGCGCCTGCCCATGTCTGTCGCGGCGCGCAGGATGGCGGAGCAGGTGGACGAAGCGCGCTGCGCCGCGCGCTGCCTGGCTGTCTATCGCCGTGCCATCGCCGCGGGCGGGCCCTATACGCATGCGGACGAGGGAGGTTGGGAGCGGGTACGGGCTCGGCTCGGTGCCGAGTGGCGCATGCTGCGTCACCGCGGGCGGCTGCTTAAGCACCTCGTGCAGGAGGAGTGGGACCAGGAGCGTCCGAGCTGGTGGCCGGGACGTCGCGAAGGGGAATCGGAACTGCCGCCCAAGTGA
- a CDS encoding LysR family transcriptional regulator, which translates to MAQLDDLGFFQQLARAGSLTATARELGLSLSAVSKRLKQLEARLGVELASRTTRRLSLTAEGERYLARGAAILEELAELEEALGVQQAALSGPLRVNATFGFGRRHVAPLLSAFCARHPGVEAVLELSNYPLSLGEQGFDVGVRVGEPPDSRLVARRILANRRVLCASPDYVACMAPLAEPADLAAHACLVLRENESDYAVWRLCRRDGRKAEQAMKVSGPLTSNDGEAIVQWALDGHGIVLRSWWDIHRQLECGKLVELLPEWQGVRADFHAVYQQRRHVPARIRAFVAYLEQEMPRRVPVPGRLEQANRPPDGGDRLP; encoded by the coding sequence ATGGCCCAGCTCGACGATCTTGGCTTCTTCCAGCAGTTGGCCCGGGCCGGAAGCCTGACGGCCACGGCGCGTGAACTGGGCCTGTCGCTATCGGCGGTGAGCAAGCGTCTCAAGCAGCTCGAAGCGCGCCTGGGCGTGGAGCTTGCCAGCCGTACCACGCGACGGTTGTCGCTGACCGCCGAAGGCGAGCGCTACCTGGCGCGGGGTGCGGCCATTCTCGAGGAGCTCGCCGAGCTGGAGGAGGCGCTGGGCGTGCAGCAGGCGGCGTTGTCGGGTCCGCTCAGGGTGAATGCCACCTTCGGCTTCGGCCGGCGCCACGTGGCGCCGCTGCTCTCGGCGTTCTGTGCCCGTCATCCCGGCGTCGAGGCCGTGCTAGAGCTTTCCAATTACCCGCTGAGTCTTGGCGAGCAGGGCTTCGATGTCGGCGTTCGCGTGGGCGAGCCGCCCGATTCGCGTCTGGTGGCCCGGCGCATCCTCGCCAACCGTCGTGTGCTGTGTGCCTCGCCCGATTACGTGGCGTGCATGGCGCCGCTCGCTGAGCCGGCCGATCTTGCTGCCCACGCCTGCCTGGTGCTGCGCGAGAACGAGAGCGACTACGCCGTGTGGCGCCTGTGCCGGCGTGACGGCAGGAAGGCCGAACAGGCGATGAAGGTGTCCGGTCCGCTGACCAGCAACGATGGCGAGGCGATCGTGCAGTGGGCGCTCGACGGCCATGGTATCGTGCTGCGCTCCTGGTGGGACATCCACCGGCAACTGGAATGCGGGAAACTGGTCGAACTGTTGCCCGAGTGGCAGGGCGTGCGTGCCGATTTCCATGCCGTCTACCAGCAGCGGCGCCACGTACCGGCACGCATCCGCGCTTTCGTTGCCTATCTTGAGCAGGAGATGCCTCGGCGGGTACCCGTGCCGGGGCGTCTGGAACAGGCCAACCGGCCCCCTGATGGAGGAGACCGTCTCCCTTGA
- a CDS encoding tartrate dehydrogenase: MTHRIAVIPGDGIGNEVMPEGLRVLEAAAKRFDIDLELTHFDFACCDYYEKHGKMMPDDWFEQLKDFDAIFYGAVGWPERVPDHVSLWGSLLQFRRQFDQYINLRPCKLLPGIKSPLADRKPGDIDFYVVRENTEGEYSSVGGKMFEGTEREVVIQETVMTRYGTDRVLKFAFELAQSRPRKKLTSATKSNGIAITMPWWDERVVAMSDHYPEVSVDKFHIDILTANFVMHPDWFDVVVASNLFGDILSDLGPACTGTIGVAPSANINPEGTFPSLFEPVHGSAPDIAGKGIANPIGQIWSGAMMLEHLGHADAAKAIVDAFEAVLTEADQAVLTPDIRGLGNTATLGRAIAARLEG; the protein is encoded by the coding sequence ATGACCCATCGTATCGCTGTCATTCCCGGTGACGGCATCGGCAACGAAGTGATGCCGGAAGGCCTGCGCGTTCTGGAAGCCGCTGCCAAGCGCTTCGATATCGACCTGGAGCTGACTCACTTCGACTTCGCCTGCTGCGACTATTACGAAAAGCACGGCAAGATGATGCCCGACGACTGGTTCGAGCAGCTCAAGGACTTCGATGCGATCTTCTACGGCGCCGTGGGCTGGCCCGAGAGAGTGCCGGATCATGTCTCGCTGTGGGGGTCGCTGCTGCAATTCCGCCGTCAGTTCGACCAGTACATCAACCTGCGACCGTGCAAGCTGCTGCCCGGCATCAAGAGCCCGCTGGCCGACCGCAAGCCCGGAGACATCGACTTCTATGTGGTACGCGAGAATACCGAGGGCGAGTACTCGAGCGTCGGCGGCAAGATGTTCGAGGGCACCGAGCGCGAGGTTGTCATCCAGGAGACGGTGATGACTCGCTACGGCACCGACCGGGTGCTGAAGTTCGCCTTCGAGCTGGCCCAGAGCCGGCCGCGGAAGAAGCTCACCTCGGCCACCAAGTCCAACGGCATCGCCATCACCATGCCGTGGTGGGACGAGCGAGTCGTGGCCATGTCGGACCATTACCCCGAGGTCAGCGTCGACAAGTTCCACATCGATATCCTTACCGCCAACTTCGTCATGCATCCCGACTGGTTCGACGTAGTGGTGGCAAGCAACCTGTTCGGCGACATTCTCTCCGACCTGGGCCCGGCCTGCACCGGCACCATCGGTGTGGCGCCTTCGGCCAACATCAACCCGGAGGGTACCTTCCCCAGCCTGTTCGAACCGGTTCACGGCAGCGCCCCGGACATCGCCGGCAAGGGCATCGCCAACCCCATCGGCCAGATCTGGTCCGGCGCCATGATGCTCGAGCACCTGGGCCACGCCGACGCCGCCAAGGCGATCGTCGATGCCTTCGAGGCGGTGCTGACCGAGGCCGATCAGGCCGTGCTGACCCCGGACATTCGGGGGCTAGGAAATACCGCGACACTGGGCCGGGCCATTGCAGCACGCCTCGAGGGCTGA
- a CDS encoding cytochrome b/b6 domain-containing protein has translation MSQRIYLFTRFERFWHWSQAMLVIVLLFSGFAIRGVHSLIPFGPAVRLHETAAWLLIGLWVFAIFWHFTTGQWKHYIPTLTKIDAMVRYYAYGIFTGAPHPYKVTVERKHNPLQRLAYLGVKLVINPLIWVSGLLYLFWGSVRDSVPAFLGLEQVAGLHVLGAFLMLAFLIIHVYLATAGHTPMAHIKAMVTGWEEVNDVGQVKHPPRAP, from the coding sequence ATGAGCCAGCGCATCTACCTCTTCACTCGCTTCGAGCGCTTCTGGCACTGGTCCCAGGCGATGCTGGTGATCGTCCTGCTGTTCAGCGGCTTTGCCATTCGCGGTGTCCATTCGCTGATCCCCTTCGGTCCGGCGGTACGGCTGCATGAGACGGCGGCCTGGCTGCTGATCGGCCTGTGGGTGTTCGCCATTTTCTGGCACTTCACCACCGGTCAGTGGAAGCACTACATTCCGACCCTGACGAAAATCGACGCCATGGTGCGCTACTACGCCTACGGCATCTTCACTGGCGCCCCCCATCCTTACAAGGTGACAGTAGAGCGCAAGCACAATCCGCTTCAGCGCCTGGCCTATCTGGGCGTCAAGTTGGTGATCAATCCGCTCATATGGGTCTCGGGGCTGCTTTATCTGTTCTGGGGGAGTGTACGTGACAGCGTGCCGGCCTTCCTCGGCCTGGAGCAGGTAGCCGGTCTGCACGTCCTGGGTGCCTTCCTGATGCTGGCCTTCCTGATCATCCACGTCTACCTCGCCACCGCCGGCCATACGCCCATGGCCCATATCAAGGCAATGGTAACCGGCTGGGAGGAGGTAAACGACGTGGGCCAGGTCAAGCATCCGCCACGGGCGCCCTGA
- a CDS encoding tetrathionate reductase family octaheme c-type cytochrome, with product MIKRKQRAGWWALAAIMGWLTLLPAAHASTADHTQFAELQGPFASADQVTEACLGCHTEASKQVMATRHWTWDYENPHGGERLGKRTMLNTFCIADLSNEGFCQSCHVGYGWEDDTFDFSDQSRVDCLACHNTGDYVKKGGWAGWPNEALTDLTQAARHVGSTSRETCGSCHFYGGGGDGVKHGDLDSSLVNAHRDLDVHMAVDGLDFSCSSCHQTESHEVPGSRIQGTAVDAQAAMIRGSQEERNPATCQACHGDTPHEAGAMAERLNAHTRTLACQTCHIPAFARGGIPTKMAWDWSTAGELDESGSPIQRKDDNGHAIYDSRKGDFVLGEDVVPEYLWWDGTTTFVTAETVIDPSERVLVNTYHGTPGAEDARIWPVKRALGRQPYDTVHRTLLRPQIAIPNDTAFWYNFDWDKALAVGTGISGQPFSGEYDFVDTAMLWPITHMVAPSEQALKCGSCHVEEGRLAGVEGVWLPGRDRHQLLDRFGFGLAGLMLLGVLGHGALRYANRNRRKEH from the coding sequence ATGATCAAGCGCAAGCAGCGGGCCGGCTGGTGGGCACTGGCGGCGATCATGGGGTGGCTGACATTGCTCCCTGCGGCTCATGCCAGCACCGCGGACCACACGCAATTCGCGGAGCTGCAGGGACCTTTCGCGAGTGCCGATCAGGTGACCGAGGCCTGCCTGGGATGCCATACCGAGGCTTCGAAACAGGTGATGGCAACCCGCCACTGGACCTGGGATTACGAGAATCCCCACGGCGGTGAGCGACTCGGCAAGCGCACCATGCTCAATACCTTCTGCATTGCCGACCTGTCCAACGAAGGCTTCTGCCAGTCCTGCCATGTGGGTTATGGCTGGGAGGATGACACCTTCGACTTCAGCGACCAGAGCCGTGTCGACTGCCTGGCCTGCCACAACACCGGAGACTACGTGAAGAAGGGCGGCTGGGCCGGCTGGCCCAACGAGGCGCTGACCGACCTGACCCAGGCGGCGCGCCACGTGGGCAGCACCTCTCGGGAGACTTGCGGCAGCTGCCACTTCTACGGCGGCGGCGGAGACGGCGTGAAGCACGGCGACCTGGACTCCTCACTGGTGAACGCGCACCGCGACCTGGACGTTCACATGGCCGTCGACGGGCTGGACTTCAGCTGCAGCAGTTGCCATCAGACCGAGAGCCACGAAGTGCCCGGCAGCCGTATCCAGGGCACGGCCGTGGACGCCCAGGCGGCCATGATTCGTGGCAGCCAGGAGGAGCGCAACCCGGCCACCTGCCAGGCCTGCCATGGCGATACGCCCCATGAGGCCGGCGCCATGGCCGAGCGGCTGAACGCGCATACCCGCACTCTGGCCTGCCAGACCTGCCATATCCCGGCGTTTGCCCGCGGTGGAATACCCACCAAGATGGCCTGGGACTGGTCCACTGCCGGAGAACTCGATGAGTCGGGGAGCCCGATCCAGCGCAAGGACGACAACGGCCACGCGATCTATGACAGCAGGAAGGGGGACTTCGTGCTGGGTGAGGACGTGGTGCCTGAGTACCTGTGGTGGGACGGGACAACCACCTTCGTCACCGCCGAGACCGTCATCGATCCGTCAGAGCGAGTACTGGTCAACACCTATCATGGGACCCCAGGGGCCGAAGATGCCCGCATCTGGCCGGTCAAGCGAGCGCTGGGCAGGCAGCCCTATGACACCGTCCACCGGACTCTGCTGCGCCCCCAGATAGCCATCCCGAACGACACCGCCTTCTGGTACAACTTTGATTGGGACAAGGCACTGGCGGTGGGTACCGGAATCTCGGGCCAACCCTTCAGCGGCGAGTACGACTTCGTCGATACGGCAATGCTGTGGCCCATTACGCATATGGTGGCGCCAAGCGAACAGGCCCTGAAGTGCGGTAGCTGTCACGTCGAGGAGGGGCGTCTCGCGGGCGTGGAAGGCGTCTGGTTGCCGGGGCGAGACCGCCACCAACTGCTCGACCGCTTCGGTTTCGGCTTGGCCGGTCTGATGCTCTTGGGAGTCCTTGGTCATGGCGCCCTGCGTTATGCCAACCGCAACCGTCGCAAGGAGCATTGA
- a CDS encoding PRC-barrel domain-containing protein, translated as MKRTAIAIAVGALSAGLSHGLLAQESQDEETQPLNEQQMQDQSSQTQSGSGSAEINVEEEPADVNVDQEPAEVKVEQQPPDVTVEQNPPEVTIEQKDPNVSVDQAEPEVTVEKKGEANVEVQEAEDAEAKLKDSDEEQKKQDQQSQEQQNSEQSSQENDLMSMEVSELQGKAVYSQEDEKKIGDVERVVRDTESNEAFVVISEGGFLGFGEDEMGYSVDELEIRNENELAVQSGDSGESGDYGSDQYEEIDGNQTLQEATQSN; from the coding sequence ATGAAAAGGACAGCAATTGCCATTGCGGTAGGTGCACTGAGCGCTGGTCTGAGTCACGGGCTTCTTGCACAGGAGTCTCAGGATGAGGAGACCCAGCCGCTGAACGAGCAGCAGATGCAGGATCAGAGCAGCCAGACTCAGTCCGGTAGCGGTTCTGCAGAAATCAATGTCGAGGAAGAACCTGCCGACGTGAACGTCGATCAGGAGCCGGCTGAGGTGAAGGTCGAGCAACAGCCGCCGGATGTGACTGTCGAGCAGAATCCGCCAGAGGTCACTATCGAGCAGAAGGATCCGAACGTCAGCGTGGATCAGGCCGAGCCCGAGGTTACGGTCGAGAAGAAGGGCGAGGCCAACGTGGAGGTTCAGGAGGCTGAAGACGCCGAGGCCAAGCTGAAAGACTCCGACGAGGAACAGAAGAAACAGGACCAGCAGTCCCAGGAGCAGCAGAACTCCGAACAAAGCTCGCAGGAAAACGACCTGATGAGCATGGAGGTCAGCGAGCTCCAAGGTAAGGCCGTCTATAGCCAAGAGGATGAAAAGAAAATCGGTGACGTCGAGCGCGTCGTTCGCGACACCGAGAGCAACGAAGCCTTCGTCGTCATTTCCGAAGGCGGCTTCCTCGGTTTCGGTGAGGACGAGATGGGCTATTCGGTAGACGAACTGGAGATCCGCAACGAGAACGAGCTGGCGGTACAGTCCGGCGACAGCGGTGAGTCCGGCGACTACGGTAGCGACCAGTACGAGGAAATCGACGGCAACCAGACCTTGCAGGAAGCCACGCAGAGCAACTAA